The DNA region TGGAGTACAACGATGTGGAGTTTGAATTTTCCACCATTGATGGTTTCTCTGACACCATATTGTTCCAGAGgataaaaggatgtggtatcAGATTCTTGAATGTGCCTTCTTGATGAGCAAGAAGCCAACTCGTGTAAGTTTTGAAATGATTATATAACTGTAAAAAGCaccttttaattaattttcaggTTCAGCTGGAAAACATAATAGGTTTCACTCAGACTTATTACAATCAGTGCCGGTCCAGACTGATATGGCGCCTAAAGCGCATCCAAAAAATATGCCccataaatataactaaactgttatttcagttttaatatgtAATCAAAATGTATGTTACTAAAGCTTCATTTGTTTCCCAAAAAATATaagacaaatattttttcttgcaAAACCATGATCAATTTTGAATAACCATGTTTTAATTAGTTTGCATTCCATTGACAATTCATTTGATTGATTcttaattctattaattttatttttaaagtaagaAGAACATAAATTGTATGATACaaccatatttttcattttgagaCATGCCTCATCAAATATTAGAACCCACTTCTGTATTCTCGGACTAAAGAAATTtacaaaatgtataaaattttacaaaaatgaaGATGTAGAGAAAACGTGGTACATAGGAGACTGGGAGTGCCAAGAAGAAAAATATCTCCTTTGAAAAGTAATCAGGATTCAATTAGTTAGATAGtttgttaataataatatataggggatttaatatattttttgtaataaaagaaACTAGGTTTTTAGAAAAGGTAATAAAAGTAACCGTTATTTAATTagtaactagatcttgacccacccaaccgggcgggtatttattttatgtttttatctttttatttataaatgatatatttgtaatatttaaacataaatatagattgaaaattaacatttgtagttataataaaaattaaaagttaaaaaaatattttgatataaattttaaattcctaattaaaataatatagagatgggtcataattttttccaattctaaaatcttagcattattaataaaaaataaaataatttataaataaataaaatatataaacatatttgaaattaaattaaatttgttaaaaaaaatcttatgctattgttgtttatttctacagtttgacccgtggccgtataaatatttgctttcacttcaatttttttctttgttctaatgataatatctatatatatatgtgtgtgtgtgtgtgtgtgtgtgtgtgtgtgtaaattaatatgtattacataattgttagtataacattttaaaacaaaaaaattatttattactttaaataattatattttgtgattttaatcgtctattatatcacagtgtatcatataaaatctaatatttataactaattggacttatattataaaattgttatactaacaatttataaataaaatattttatattttatttatatgatatataaattgattttgatgtgtgatttttattttattattttattaataaatactgaaaaatatttaatgttaaacaaaaaatctgtaaggaaatttatttaggttaagattcattctattaaagaaatatattatttaaattaggaaaagacattaaatacctaaatctatcatttaaataaggaaaaaacaaaattctctactatctttgttaccaaacaaaatttaatttttttaaagactcctatctctattaccaaacaaaaacttaaagtacttctactttaataagatagatagattacTATACTATCACccaaaaggaaaacaaaataaaaagaagaaaaaaataataataatggatCTGGGGTCGAGAACTCGTCACGGCAGTAATAGAGATCTGGACCGTGAACCGCTAAGCTGAAGACACTACACATAACTTTGGCGCCCCTTATATTACATAAAACCTGTGGCGCCTAAAGCCATTGCTTTAGGTGCTTTACCTCAGGGTCGGCCCTGATTACAATGCAGATGACAAATGTAGCATCTGTAATAATCCTCCAACTCACTCAGCTCTAAAAAGGGTATTGACCCgaagaaatgaaaagaatatTGGAAGGAAGAGTTGGCAAGACTTCACAAGTACATCACCAGAGTTCACCAGACCTCACATGATTTGGTGTATGAACACAAATCTTAATTTGAATTCAAATTTGATATAGATGTTGGGGATTgatgcatgtttttttttttgagaaagggcttaCTTTGATGCATGTTTTTGTCCAATGTGTTCTTAGATCACTCTTTGTTTCTTGTATACCTATATAAGTGATTATATATAGAACctaataaattaagaaaataattctttCTCAATTTATACTGTTTCTCTTGTGACAAACAACAATCTcagtctctctctttttctcatTTGGATTAAACATTCtcaaaaaaagattaaacatTTCTCTATGTCCTCCATTCTTGAGTGTTCTTTTCTGTTATTTATAAAACCAACATGGAGTCAGAGCTTGCAAGTTTCTAAACTTTCATTTTTCTTCTGCATTCTACTGTACTCTCCTCATTTTCTCATTCTACCTATCATCATATATGGTTCATACTtgagaaattaaaattttcggggtaacaataaatatattttaaatttgaaaaatatgaaccatattaataatatatgtttatatacatAACATTTGGTACACACAAGAATCCTCTTTGATATGCCCTCAAAACAAATCAGAAAACTTTCACAAGACTATTATACCAAATgttagaaaaatacattaatatttatttacaacatATGAAAactacattatatataaataaataattttataataataatattgaaaaatccatataaacaaaaattcacagagttaaacaataaatataacactaaattttatattattaatagttttatcacataaataaaaatttcactCATATAAAAATGAAAGATATCCGCAAAGATGCATAGTTCAAACTCTAGTTTCAGTTAATATGATGAGAATTATCAAAACTACCACATTcctaatacaattttttatttgtcttaACCACATTGATCCTCATATTTAAATAGGTAAATAGACACTTATAATCATAAGTTTAATTAATCTATACTTAGGGTTGAGAGTTGAGATGTGGGTTTTGGAATGTGAGTTTAGAATTTcaataaacatataataaatacctaaatgtttaaaaaaaatataggttcaaaaataaattttgaacttttaaaagaaagtttgcaaaaaacgaaaaaaatataaaaagttttaatttgaaaacttataattcaaaaactataaaaaactTACTTGTTTTTATACCCAACTGATCTGAATTGATTTTCATGTTCATATATGAATACTGAAGAGAAAACCGAATGACTTGAAAtcgaaaaaaattaaaaaatatatatatatattatatatatatatatatatatatatataaagtagactTCACTCTCTCCTGGTGAAGACACATCAGCATCCATGTCACTAATTCGGTCAACGTGGTGATGACACCTGTCCAGCTTAATAAAACTAACGCGAAGCTTCATTGATGTTTATGGACTAGCCCGACTTTCTTTTGAACGTGTTAATGTTAAGGACTTACCGAGTTTCTTTTGTTATAGGCTTTGAATAATGTTTATGGgctgaaaccaaaacaaaagctTGCTCCGTCGTAGCCTTCAACTTCTTCGAGGATGAAGACTTCTGGTATCTAGGGTTCTTTATCGAACTCCAATTAGGTCCATTGACAATTGAGGTTGTAGAGTCGTGTGAGACGCATCTTCGTGAGAAATCTCTGGGTGGAGCTCCGTGTTGGTCCGTCTGCAATTCATCTCCTTGAACCGTTACGGGAATAAGTAATACAACGCCATTTATGATCCAAGGCTGTTTAGAGTCCCTATTAACTCTCTCCACCTCTACACCTTCCCAACATAGGATTGCAAAACCTTAACTTTTAACAAGCAACTTCTCAGGTACTCCTCCACCTCCatataatctctctctctctctctctctctctctcctctctctctctctctctctctctctcttctcttctctcctctctctctctctctctctctctctctctctctctttctctcttcatTTAGATCAATGTTACTGCTTTGCTTTGATATTCGTTTGACCCAGatcaatattttgttattttatgttttgcaTCTCACTTTTACTTACCGTAACAACTTCGCAGGTCAGTGTTTTCAATGGGCTAAGTGATCATCGCAACCTACCGGCTCTCTATGCTTACTAAATTTTTACGTCTCCATGGCAAACCGATGAAAATCAACCAATCTAGGAGAGACGAAACACAAGAGCTCATTGTTGTTGCtttgggatctctggcaaacaTCGCACTGGTTAGACTTTCTCATGCTCATTTGTTGGGTCtcatctctatctctatctCACTATCTTATTGAAGATTTTTGTTATCTTTACATGCAGATTGTTCAGCTTGAACctgagttttaaaaaaatgtcGGACGGATTGTTCTTCTTGGTGGACCATTCACAGTAAACGGAAAGGTAAATCCAACATCAGAAGCTAATGTAAGTTCTTTCACACTCATTAAAGTAATGTGAATTTGTGATCTTTTCGGGCACCAGCTAATATCAACTGTGAATATAAAATCTTCTTAATGTATAGTTTATTTCTTCACATCTCCCCGTATCTTCGTATCCAAGTTGTAGGCTAGGGTATTTTTTGGTAATCCAAAAGCTGCAGAAATTGTGTTCCCATGTTGGGTCTACATAATTGCTGGGGAAATCAACGTGACCCATCAAGTTATTATGACATGCTCTTTGGAATATAAGTTTGCCTCATTTGTTGTTTTCCATTTGTACGCAAAAGTCGTTTTCATAATCGTACATTATTTTATCACATGTTATCTTAATAGGAAATGGTAGCCATTAGTGCTTTCTCCTGTAGATTGTAATTGGCTTtgtaatgttctttttttttaattattttcttatgttcAGTACGCTGACAATAACGTATAGGGTGCATTTCTGCAGAGCTCTTACAAGGAAACTTCTTTTCCCCGGGTGAACATGTGGTCCAGCAATTAGATTTGATGACTGATATGTTGGAAACTCAAATCTGCGGAAGCCATTGGAAGGTCTACGTCCCTTTCCAGATTCCACAGCTGCATTGTTACTATTTTGGCTGAAATGTGTGCACTGAATGCGACATGTTAGGAACAGGAAagctcgaagaagaagaagcctaTTCATTTCTCACATAAGAAGCCTATCCATATGTTGTCTTTAAAACCCAAGGACCTACCTACAGCTGAAAAGGTGCGTCACACATTTCCTTTATTACATTCGTTGTGATGCAAGTGGGTTGTATTCAAAGGCTATATTTACGTGAAAAATTCAGAAAGTCTGTAAACTTTATACATGATGCTTAATAAGATTACTAACGGTATGGAGTGTAAGATAAGAGTACGCTGTCTTTTTCTGCTTAAGCCTATGTAGCTTAAGCTTGAAGCTTTGTTTTCATAACCGATTGTCGTTGTACATATCATGTATGATATAGGTCTCTTTATGTAATCAACCGGTTTTATGGATTACTCCAGCCGATCACAAAATTGGGTAGAGAAGAGATTAGAAAATATTTGGCGAGGAAGTTGGAGGCTGACACACCATTAAGAGCTTCTTCTCATATCATAGTATCTCAGCTAGATTTGATTATAAGTTTGTGAGTGTAATCCTAGGTGTCCTAATGAGTAGAGTAGGAGACGAGCAGAAAGTAAAAAGCTATTTGAACTGTTGGCTCACTAGCCAGAAATTTGTGAGGATTACAAAGAAAACGGAAAGTATggatatttttgatatttttaataatatatataaataattaatttgaagtaaaatagaatattaatatatgaaaatataattataaaggtCATGTGGATGTGGTAATATAGAGTAAATtgttaatatatgtgaaaatcaTTTGCATCAAGAAAATCGGCTGGAGTAATCCATAAAACCGACTAAAATATTGCTGAATTCAGAAAATATAGAgtaaatttgttaaaattaaaattttaacttataaattaatataattttataagaaatacaaataaaatatttctgaattcaagaaataaaaatatttaaacgaGGAATGACTCATGTTTTTCGTGTTAAGTGTAAttgactaaaattttgaaaatttattgtatttttatttaagtgaaatttggaaaaaaagatAACCaccttttttttatcttaatagTGAAAAGTATGTGATTTAtagagaaacaaaaaagaagtaaTCAAAGCTATTGTAAAAAGTAGTGAAAGCtaatgttattaattattaaaaatgcatagatatgaaaataaaaaagtatatttgCCAACAGTTTAATAAAAGctataatattaaataactcGAAAAGATACAAAGTAAACAAAAGCGAAACAagataatttaaactaaaacaaacatattaagAGATCCGCAAAGAAAAATACAAGTCTTTGTCAAATAATTGCAACGATTGCATTAGTTACCAAAATTCGTCAACTGCGACGAAACTGAAGACaaatctttttataacaaataaaatcaatggaaaaataaagataaaatacaAGAAAAGTAACAAATATGTAACGCGAAACTAATGTTAAAACAAATTAAGATAGAAAAGATTATCaaacaccaaacaaaaaaaactaaaaaaaaaaaacagggcTGATGTAGCATTCAAcaaaactaaatctaaaaaaaaacgCCAAACCAACTCAATTTCAAACTCCTCAAATTCTTATTGAGTTGTGTCAACACCATAACatgaaaatctatttaaaaGAACAGATAAAGCAATCATTTATAGcccaaacaaaataaacaacaagTTATTCCCacaattatgatttaattttctttaaaaaaaaattaaccgaACACTAAAATAGAACCACCATGACTCCATCAGTAAACTAAATAATTCAACCCGTATATTATCCCTATCCGATCAAACCATTGACCTCGCCCAtacttaaaaacataaattagttTCGTACATACCATTTTAATTCACCATCTTGACATACAAACAACAAGATTAAATAACAATTATACaaactaaaataacaaaaattaaaatcaaatcccgcccgtagggcgggccgaccctagtaatCCATAATCGAAAACCACATGCCCTTCTGATTAGTAACTACAAATAAGATATCAGACTTAATTCAAGTGTTGTCCTTATATACTTCACCTAATTTTATAGACTAATAATGAGTTACGAGAATACATTTGATCAAGCATTCAAGTGTCATAACGGTCGCAATTCACGAGTCGACTAAATGTACAAGCTTCGTCGATTAAAAGTCAAATTACTTTTTATGTAAATATGATATGATCGAGAATATATACGGATGGAACATGTGCCTTTTTGTGATGGTCTAATGTAAGAAGATGGTTAAATAGTAAATGAGGGCCACAGAGTACTGGtgtgagacaaaaaaaaatagtatggGGACAACCATAAATGGCGGTTTGTGAGTGCGAACATAATATTTGGCCGTGGAGTTTATTAAGATGTGTTAcgtaatactccctctgtttttaaaagatgcatgttctggaaaaaatatttgtttcaaaaagatgtatttttttatgttttctatataaaaattgtaaatttcaataaaattaattgaatttattgaaagactattggttaaaatgcattgaaatttggtaatttctaaaaacaatgcatgattaatgtgttttcttaatatgtgtgaaaactctaaaacatacatctttaaaaaacagagggagtacaaCACGTATGGTCcctttttgttgtttgttttgtaaCATAGAATTATGgtattttatcattttctaCTAGATTTTTGTAATGGGCAGATGGCTGATGCATTAGTTTTGGAAGACTCAAATGACTTGTTTAGTTACTTTCTAATTAGTTAGTGATGTTCTCCGTGTTTTGCTTCCATTCATACGAGTATGACGTAAATATATTTTCCTATATGCCATTCATCCTTCAATTATTCTAAATCAAACATATTTcactttagatttttttattaacttattaaaaaGATGAATGCATTTTAATGATATTAGATTAACAATCATTTTGTAAAGCTCTCTACATGCTCCACCATTTTTGCATTATGATATTATAGGATATATATATTGACTTGACTTGGTTACaagaccatcattattggtgtCCTTCCACCAAagttcccaattttttttttttttggtcatgaaTGTGTAAGGGCTATGTAAGGGTTGTCCTTATACAAGGGCTTTCCCTTCACTTTTTGCTTCggtcctctctctttctctcttaaggACAGCTCCAATATTGATGCTGTAATAGTCTAaccttaaatatattttctctctgtttctaaaagatagttatttttaaaatttcacatatattaagaaaactcattaaattttgattgtaagtgcattattttttgtgaataacaattttccataacttttagccaataaaaatttaataaacaccgttaactttttttaaacttacaattttttattaaaccaaacattgaaaatgttaaaaaactatccttttgaaacaaatttttttccagAACCTCCATCGTTTAaaaacggagggaatatatATGAACATCGTTCTACCATATTAATGGCTAACAAACATCATTAATGTCCTTGCTAATAATTTTGATGGTCCCTGAAAACCAACCCGTGAATCGGATTGATGTTCCCACtataaataaaagagataaagAATCAAATAAAAGACACCATAATCATAATAACCCGGTTATCATGTCAATTGATTATTTTACCTGTACCTACAAAGAGATATGTGGAGGAAAATAAATCAGCATCTCATACCTATCCATCGACTGATACGTTTCACACTTTATATCCAACggtcaaaaaatttaaaacaaataatctctaatatacatatatatgtatatatatatccccAATAGCACAAAGAACCTTCACTTTTCTCTCCCACTCTTTTACAACTCACATTGCATATCCTTTCTCTATATATTACTTCACCTAAACCACTATTCacaacacaaacacacacataacCATGGCCTCTTCAGGAGCCTTCCTTTTGCTCACATTGTCTATGGTTTTAGTTCATTTCTCTTTAGCTCAATCTCCCATGATGGCTCCTTCTGGCTCCATGTCCATGCCGCCAATGCCTAGCGGCGGCTCTCCAATGCCAATGATGACTCCACCACCTATGCCAATGATGACTCCCCCACCTATGCCTATGGCTCCACCGCCTATGCCTATGGCTCCTCCACCTATGGCTATGGCACCACCACCTATGTCCATGGCAACACCACCTATGTCCATGACTCCATCTTCAAGCCCAATGAGCCCACCAACTCCTATGGCCCCAAGCCCAGAAACAATCCCTGATATGGCTTCACCACCTATGATGCCAGGAATggattcttctccttctctggGACCAATGCCACCGGCAACGTCCTCGCCAGATTCCGGAGCATTCAATGTAAGAAACGACGTCGTAGCACTTTCGTTACTTATTGCAGCTCATTTGCTTCTCGTTTGAGATTATTATCAAACTGGACAGCATCGTGTTCGTGTAATTTACTTTCATTATTTTTCGAGCCATTAGTTTTCATCGGTTTATCATATTTGAGTTTGTGTTTGATATGTACGGTTCAGACATTTGTTTGCTTAATAAGTTTTATCATTGACTCTAGTTGATGTATGTGATGTAAATTCATTATTATCCAAATTTTCACAGACAAATTATCAGTAACGCAATTTATCAATATATCTCTCTTTTGTTAATGAATGATATCAATGTATATGGTTCacaagaaaagtaaaaaaagagagataagtgtatATATGTAACACAGTGGAGGTAACTATTTGTAGGAGAAATTTACTTACTGAGTCACTTTTGTAGTTATTAATAGCGAAATGAGTCACTTGTTTATACAAGAGCACTTTCTTTCAACTATTAGTTCGGTATCGACGGGAAGAAGCTCTAGTTGTCCACTTCCAACTAATTTTGTACTTGACTAAATAAGGAAATAGGCAGGCTTTTATCTCAGCCTCTGATCTATAAAAGTAATGGACGTCCCATATTGGCTTTCTCAGATCTGGACAAGACTGATTCCTGCTTCAACCCCCACCCTTAGATTTGAATGGATACTTCTCAATCCAAGGGTCCAGAATTTGTCTGAGTTTTACCTCTACCCAACCTCATCGTCGTAACTCTGCTATCCGTTTTCACCTCTCCTCCCTTTCTCTTAAGAGATTAACCGTTGCTTTCCATGTCACTTAGTTTGTCAACTTCCTGCTAATCTTCTGCTAATTAGGTTTGTTAGCCATCTAACCTTGATTATTTAGATTAATTGCACCTCACAGGTTAACTGTTCTTGTATCTTAACCTTTTTTCTACTCGATTTCAGGGCTCGCCATGGCTGAGCATTGCATGGTCATCGCCGGTGAGTGGCAAATTAACAAGGATAGCAACTGGAATTTCTCGATAGACAAAGACCACATGACCAGAATTGTCTCTCTCCGTTCCGGCATAACTTTGACGGAATTACTGACCACTGTGTTCAAGGAGTTCTTTGACAACAACGAAGTTCTCCGCACTGCTTCTCTTAGCTACTGGCCACCGAATTCGAAGGAACTAGCAACAGGCTTAACCACACCACCTGTTATGCTTACAAACGATGGGGCTGTCTCCTACTTTTATCAGCACTTCCAAACCAACAAAGGGATGAACCTGTTTGTTACTTTCAACTCTCAGCTGCGGGCTTCTCAGACAAGCCATGTTGATGagaatcctttaccattcacCACTCCTAATCAACCAATAAAGAGGACACACAGTCCATTCTCTTCATCTGGTCTgcgcccccccccccccctccacTGCTGGTTTCAAAATCCCTGGCTTCTCCCTTTTCGACGATGATGAACTAGCCTTCTCTCAGGATTGCCTGACTGGACAGATCTCAAACCGTACACATGTACCCCCTCTGGGATCCCCTCCTGTTCAGCATGTTAGTTATCCACCTATTCAGCCTGCTAGCTGTCCTCCGGCAACACGTCCTTCTTCTGCGTCTCAAATTCCAGACGGCTCTATTCCAGGCGAGGACACTCTAAATCGACCGTTTCCTAATGCACGGAGATCTTGTCCAGCTAAACCCTCTCGCTTATCTCTTATAGATGAAACCATCTTGTGTGGAGATGAGATGCTCGAAGACATGTTTAAAGAAGACCCTGGCAACATACCTGACAGTTGGGTTACAGACGATGATGAGGAAACTGGTTCTGATGCAGAGGTCCCTCCGGATATTGATGATGTTCAATCTCGAG from Raphanus sativus cultivar WK10039 chromosome 8, ASM80110v3, whole genome shotgun sequence includes:
- the LOC108820599 gene encoding proline-rich receptor-like protein kinase PERK9 — encoded protein: MASSGAFLLLTLSMVLVHFSLAQSPMMAPSGSMSMPPMPSGGSPMPMMTPPPMPMMTPPPMPMAPPPMPMAPPPMAMAPPPMSMATPPMSMTPSSSPMSPPTPMAPSPETIPDMASPPMMPGMDSSPSLGPMPPATSSPDSGAFNVRNDVVALSLLIAAHLLLV